Proteins from a genomic interval of Clostridium scatologenes:
- a CDS encoding MalY/PatB family protein yields the protein MKCNFDEIIDRKGTNAMNTDGFRDYIFHAPPTMKFPFEDDEFIRMWVADMEFATPPEIIEAIKKRLDRRIFGYTKVFDPEYYEAFSGWTKSHYDWTFEKEHLVTSPGIIPALYELVDYICKPDEKVLILTPSYAFFKYAADYNKMELVTSNLIVNDGYYTIDFDDLENKSKDEKVSLCIFCNPHNPSGRVWTQEELKKLGDICLKNNLWIISDEIHCDLLRNNQKHTPLAKLYPESDHIITCMAPSKTFNMAGLMFSNVIIPNEKLRTVWLDRHYGFENPLSITAAQAAYTYGDEWLSQLKNYLDDNFLFTKNYLEKYLPKAIFRISEATYLAWVNINAYLKNEENLPLFFANKAGVLLEGGNMFVANSDGYIRLNLACPRSVLEEGLKRICKVLVSNAQ from the coding sequence ATGAAATGCAATTTTGATGAAATTATTGATCGAAAAGGTACTAATGCTATGAATACGGATGGTTTTCGCGATTATATTTTCCATGCTCCACCAACAATGAAATTCCCATTTGAAGATGATGAATTTATTCGTATGTGGGTAGCAGATATGGAGTTTGCGACACCTCCTGAAATCATAGAAGCCATAAAGAAACGTCTTGATAGAAGAATTTTTGGTTACACAAAAGTATTTGATCCCGAATACTATGAGGCTTTTTCAGGATGGACCAAAAGTCACTATGACTGGACTTTTGAAAAGGAACATTTAGTTACTTCTCCAGGCATTATACCTGCTCTATATGAATTAGTTGATTATATATGTAAACCAGATGAAAAAGTTTTAATATTAACACCTTCTTATGCTTTCTTTAAATATGCTGCAGACTATAACAAAATGGAATTAGTTACATCCAACCTAATTGTAAATGATGGATATTATACTATAGATTTTGATGATTTGGAAAATAAATCAAAAGATGAAAAAGTCTCTTTATGCATTTTCTGTAACCCTCATAATCCTAGTGGACGTGTGTGGACACAAGAAGAACTAAAAAAATTAGGAGACATTTGCCTAAAAAATAATTTATGGATTATTTCTGACGAAATTCATTGTGATTTGCTTAGAAATAATCAAAAACATACTCCTCTTGCAAAATTATATCCAGAATCAGACCACATCATAACTTGTATGGCTCCAAGTAAAACCTTTAACATGGCTGGTCTCATGTTTTCAAATGTAATAATACCAAATGAAAAATTAAGAACTGTATGGCTTGATAGACATTACGGCTTTGAAAATCCTTTAAGCATTACAGCAGCTCAAGCAGCATATACTTATGGTGATGAATGGCTCAGTCAATTAAAGAATTATTTGGATGATAACTTTTTATTCACAAAAAATTACTTAGAAAAGTATTTACCAAAAGCCATATTCCGCATTTCTGAAGCCACTTATTTAGCTTGGGTTAATATTAATGCATATCTTAAAAATGAAGAAAATTTACCCTTATTCTTTGCCAATAAAGCCGGTGTATTACTTGAAGGAGGAAATATGTTTGTAGCTAATTCTGATGGATATATTCGTCTCAATTTAGCTTGTCCTCGATCAGTCTTAGAAGAAGGACTTAAAAGAATATGTAAAGTACTTGTGAGTAATGCACAATAA
- a CDS encoding class I SAM-dependent methyltransferase, with product MTMELEKYYNKFCEDKRLTRKYGQVEYITSMKYIHEYLGNNKNSKILDVGAGTGRYSVQLANEGYDVTAIELVKHNLGVLKSKGSAVKAYQGTALDLSRFSENTFDMTLVFGPMYHLYQFEDKVKALQEAKRVTKDGGFILVAYCMNEYSVITYGFKENNIRECIDNGKLSDDFHVISEPIDLYDYVRIEDINKLNEEVKLKRIKLIAADGPADYMRPVLNAMDEDTFQIFLKYHFSTCERPELLGASAHTVDILIKE from the coding sequence ATGACAATGGAATTAGAAAAATACTACAATAAATTTTGTGAAGATAAAAGATTAACAAGAAAATATGGACAAGTTGAATATATCACTTCTATGAAATATATTCACGAATATCTAGGAAATAACAAGAATTCAAAAATATTAGATGTTGGTGCAGGGACAGGCAGGTACTCTGTACAATTAGCAAATGAAGGATATGATGTTACTGCAATTGAACTTGTGAAACATAATTTAGGTGTTTTAAAGTCAAAAGGAAGTGCAGTAAAAGCATATCAAGGAACAGCATTAGATTTATCAAGATTTTCAGAAAATACTTTTGACATGACCTTGGTGTTTGGACCTATGTACCATTTATATCAATTTGAGGATAAAGTAAAAGCACTTCAAGAGGCTAAAAGAGTAACAAAAGATGGAGGTTTCATTTTAGTAGCATATTGTATGAATGAATATAGTGTAATAACCTATGGTTTTAAGGAAAATAATATTCGTGAATGTATTGATAATGGCAAACTTAGTGATGATTTTCATGTTATATCAGAACCAATAGATCTATATGATTATGTAAGAATTGAAGATATTAATAAGTTAAATGAAGAAGTAAAACTTAAAAGAATAAAATTAATTGCAGCAGATGGACCAGCTGATTATATGAGACCAGTTTTGAATGCTATGGATGAAGATACATTTCAAATTTTTCTTAAGTATCATTTTTCTACCTGTGAAAGACCAGAGCTACTTGGAGCAAGTGCACATACAGTAGATATTTTGATAAAGGAATAA
- a CDS encoding Cof-type HAD-IIB family hydrolase, with the protein MYKLLAVDMDGTLLNNNRIISKENKEAIKKAVKKGVNVVITSGRGLKGLDNFLDEVNLRGENRYLIANNGGTIYRTSNFECIAYKGLRGKDLIKAHTLSNKVGLNMIAYTHEGPIAAEKSEFTKFEAEYVGTPVKIVNFDLDIEDNDEITKILFSQTEELLDKKMLELPKEFYTEYNVVKTMPIVLEVMNKNCNKGYGVKVLADKLGIKKEEIMCIGDQANDVEMLTYAGLGVAMGNAIEEIKSIAQYVTSDNDDDGVAKAIKKFIL; encoded by the coding sequence ATGTACAAACTACTAGCTGTTGATATGGATGGTACATTATTAAATAATAATAGAATTATTTCAAAAGAGAACAAAGAGGCAATAAAAAAAGCTGTAAAAAAGGGTGTTAATGTTGTTATAACATCTGGAAGAGGTCTTAAGGGATTGGATAATTTTTTAGATGAAGTTAATTTAAGAGGAGAAAATAGATATCTTATTGCAAATAATGGAGGAACTATATATAGAACCAGTAATTTTGAATGTATTGCATATAAAGGATTAAGAGGCAAGGACCTGATAAAAGCGCATACTTTAAGTAATAAAGTTGGACTTAATATGATTGCATATACTCATGAAGGTCCTATTGCAGCAGAGAAAAGTGAATTTACAAAATTTGAAGCTGAATATGTGGGAACTCCTGTTAAAATCGTTAATTTTGATTTGGATATTGAAGATAATGATGAAATTACAAAGATATTATTTTCTCAGACAGAAGAATTGTTAGATAAAAAAATGCTTGAGCTGCCAAAAGAATTTTATACTGAGTATAATGTGGTGAAAACTATGCCCATAGTTTTGGAAGTTATGAATAAAAATTGTAATAAAGGTTATGGTGTAAAAGTTTTAGCAGATAAATTAGGAATAAAAAAAGAAGAAATAATGTGTATAGGTGATCAGGCAAATGATGTTGAAATGTTAACTTATGCTGGTCTTGGAGTTGCAATGGGAAATGCTATTGAGGAGATTAAGAGTATAGCTCAATATGTAACTTCAGACAATGATGATGATGGAGTGGCAAAGGCTATTAAAAAATTTATATTGTAA
- a CDS encoding winged helix-turn-helix transcriptional regulator, which yields MLKFKGNEYSCSMELTLDIIGGKWKPLIIWHLGDKTLRFSDLKRTLPNITQKMLTQQLRALEEDQLVNRFVYAQVPPKVEYSLTERGKTLLPVLSTLCEWAIGYSNSLDDN from the coding sequence ATGTTAAAATTTAAAGGGAATGAATACAGCTGTTCTATGGAATTGACTTTGGATATTATAGGTGGCAAATGGAAACCACTTATTATATGGCATTTAGGTGATAAAACTTTGAGATTTAGTGATTTAAAGAGAACTTTACCTAATATTACTCAGAAAATGCTTACTCAGCAGCTTAGAGCATTGGAGGAAGATCAATTAGTGAATAGATTTGTTTATGCTCAAGTACCACCTAAGGTAGAATATTCTCTTACAGAGAGAGGAAAAACTCTTTTACCTGTTTTATCAACTTTATGTGAATGGGCTATTGGATATTCTAATTCTTTAGATGATAATTAA
- a CDS encoding nitroreductase family protein yields the protein MNLIKIDESLCVKCGACIKVCPTTALYMKENGPKNNNNSCIACGQCAAVCPCGALDNVKTPLNSQVELEDFKGLDSKTAEYFLRSRRSIRCYKNTSVSYEELLKLVNIARFAPTASNSQGVSYIIVKDKKVLEKSTEIIVKWMEANIELHWSFSRHINNYRKNGIDSILRDAPHLILATASKDFKNGRENSISALSYVELFAPTLGLGSCWAGLFEFCAFLNYKPLLDLFNIPKNKVITGALMVGYPKYKYKRLVNRNKLDITCIG from the coding sequence ATGAATTTAATTAAAATCGATGAATCATTATGTGTAAAATGTGGGGCTTGTATAAAGGTTTGTCCAACTACAGCTTTGTATATGAAAGAAAATGGTCCAAAAAACAATAACAATTCTTGTATTGCCTGTGGACAATGTGCTGCTGTCTGTCCTTGCGGTGCACTCGATAATGTTAAAACACCACTAAATAGTCAAGTAGAACTAGAAGATTTTAAAGGTTTGGATTCAAAAACTGCTGAATACTTTCTTAGATCACGAAGGTCAATAAGATGTTATAAAAATACATCTGTGTCATATGAAGAACTATTAAAATTAGTTAATATTGCACGCTTTGCCCCTACTGCCAGCAATTCACAAGGAGTATCCTATATTATCGTGAAAGATAAAAAAGTATTAGAAAAATCTACTGAAATAATAGTTAAGTGGATGGAAGCTAATATTGAACTTCATTGGAGCTTTTCAAGACATATAAATAATTATAGAAAAAATGGCATAGATTCAATCTTACGTGATGCTCCTCATCTAATACTAGCAACTGCCTCAAAGGATTTTAAAAATGGAAGAGAAAACAGCATTTCTGCATTATCTTATGTTGAATTATTTGCACCTACATTAGGATTAGGTTCTTGCTGGGCTGGATTATTTGAATTTTGTGCATTTTTAAATTATAAACCATTATTAGATTTATTCAATATTCCTAAGAATAAAGTGATCACAGGTGCTCTTATGGTTGGATATCCTAAATACAAATATAAAAGATTAGTAAATCGTAATAAATTGGATATTACATGTATAGGGTAA
- a CDS encoding 5'-nucleotidase, lipoprotein e(P4) family, whose amino-acid sequence MLKKKINILLSLALSTSLMLSPIVTFAANPAFAAKPDTVTSATVKSTYTQKDLNEQDVMALLWMQTSAEYKELCYQAYNAGKMQIDASVKNHKSTDKPLAIITDCDESIIDNTAYDAGHIGHNTAYANDSWGKWVDAAKADAMPGAKDFLRYLSNKGVEVFYVTNRDAKTGLQGTMKNLKNLGFPNVDEKHVLLQTDKGNKQARFDAVAKDYNVVFYMGDNENDLPIDTYGKTLQQRNDAADKNKDSFGTKFIALPNPSYGDWESAVTSGYWGLSASKKDEARKAQLRTWRADGAPAVKSTSNSNAAQAPAVPTTTTIQDTYVVKPGDNLFRIGLKFSMDFKSLAKMNNISNVNLIYAGQTIKLLPKTVQSAPAPKPAPTTYSQKNLNEQDVMALLWMQTAAEYKELCYQAYNLTKMQVDEALKNHKSGDKPLAIITDCDEAVIDNTAYDAGHTGYNDAYANDSWAKWVDAAKAGVMPGAKDLLQYLSSKGVEVFYVTNRDAKNGMQGTMKNLKDLGFPNVDDKHLLLQTDKGNKQPRFDVVAKDYNVVAYMGDNENDMPIGTYGVSLDQRNATADKNKDSFGTKFIALPNPSYGDWEPAITSGYWGLSAQQKDAARKANLRTWRADETN is encoded by the coding sequence ATGTTAAAAAAGAAAATTAATATTCTCTTGTCTCTTGCTTTAAGCACTTCACTCATGCTTTCACCTATTGTTACTTTTGCTGCAAATCCAGCTTTTGCTGCAAAGCCAGACACAGTAACATCAGCAACAGTTAAATCAACTTATACTCAAAAAGACTTAAATGAACAGGACGTAATGGCTCTGCTTTGGATGCAAACTTCTGCAGAATACAAAGAACTTTGTTATCAAGCTTATAATGCTGGAAAAATGCAGATAGATGCGTCTGTTAAAAATCATAAATCAACTGATAAACCTTTAGCTATAATTACAGACTGTGATGAATCAATTATAGACAATACTGCTTATGATGCAGGTCACATAGGCCACAATACTGCTTATGCCAATGATAGTTGGGGAAAATGGGTTGATGCAGCAAAAGCTGATGCTATGCCTGGTGCTAAAGACTTTTTACGATATCTTTCAAATAAAGGCGTAGAAGTTTTTTATGTCACTAACAGGGATGCTAAAACAGGATTACAAGGCACTATGAAAAATTTAAAAAATTTAGGTTTTCCTAATGTAGATGAAAAACATGTTCTTCTCCAAACAGACAAGGGAAATAAACAGGCTAGATTTGATGCTGTTGCAAAAGACTATAATGTTGTATTTTATATGGGAGACAACGAAAATGACTTACCTATAGATACTTATGGTAAAACTCTACAACAAAGAAATGATGCTGCAGATAAAAATAAAGACTCCTTTGGAACAAAGTTTATTGCTCTTCCAAACCCATCCTATGGTGACTGGGAGTCAGCTGTAACTTCTGGCTACTGGGGACTTAGTGCATCTAAAAAAGATGAAGCTCGAAAAGCTCAACTTAGAACCTGGAGAGCAGATGGTGCTCCAGCTGTAAAAAGTACTTCAAATTCAAATGCTGCTCAAGCTCCAGCTGTTCCAACAACAACTACTATTCAAGATACTTATGTTGTTAAACCTGGTGATAATTTATTTAGGATAGGTCTAAAATTCTCTATGGATTTTAAATCACTAGCCAAAATGAACAATATTTCCAATGTTAATTTAATCTATGCTGGACAGACAATAAAATTATTACCAAAAACAGTTCAATCAGCTCCAGCACCAAAACCAGCTCCTACTACTTATTCTCAAAAGAATTTAAATGAACAGGATGTAATGGCATTATTATGGATGCAAACTGCTGCAGAATATAAAGAATTATGTTACCAAGCTTATAATCTAACTAAAATGCAAGTAGATGAAGCTCTTAAAAATCATAAATCGGGTGATAAACCTTTAGCTATAATCACAGATTGTGACGAAGCAGTTATAGATAACACTGCTTATGATGCAGGTCATACAGGCTATAATGATGCTTACGCTAACGATAGCTGGGCGAAATGGGTTGATGCAGCAAAGGCTGGTGTTATGCCTGGTGCTAAAGATCTTTTGCAATATCTTTCAAGCAAAGGAGTAGAAGTATTCTATGTTACTAATAGAGATGCTAAAAATGGAATGCAAGGAACTATGAAAAACTTGAAAGATTTAGGCTTCCCTAATGTGGATGATAAACATCTTCTTCTTCAAACAGATAAAGGCAATAAACAACCTAGATTTGATGTTGTTGCAAAGGATTATAATGTTGTAGCTTATATGGGTGACAATGAAAATGATATGCCTATAGGAACTTATGGTGTAAGCTTAGACCAAAGAAATGCTACTGCTGACAAAAATAAAGATTCTTTTGGAACTAAATTTATAGCTCTTCCAAATCCATCTTACGGTGACTGGGAACCAGCTATTACTTCTGGTTACTGGGGACTTAGTGCACAACAAAAGGATGCTGCAAGAAAAGCTAACCTTAGAACTTGGAGAGCAGATGAAACTAACTAA
- a CDS encoding aminopeptidase: MNKDYLEKYSQIIVKTGLNIQINQTLVINSPIECADFTRIISEIAYKEGAREVIINWRDELSSKIKYLHGKDEIFDEVHSWQKDLFVSCAKKGAAFLSISASDPELMKDVNPERIMRANKANSAALSEYRERLMADKNVWCVASVPTKAWAKKVFKNVSEDEAVEKLWEAIFKAVRADESNPVEAWNNHQNNLKKSMDFLNEHNFKYIVYKNSIGIVYKNSIGTDLKIELPENHLWLGGSSFTPEGTEFMANIPTEEVFTLPYKFGVNGKVTSSKPLNYNGNLIENFTLTFKDGKIVDFTCEKGYDTLKNLIATDEGTHYLGEVALVPFDSPISNSNILFYNTLFDENASCHLAIGEAYPTCLKNSENMSKEDLKNEGVNDSFEHVDFMIGTKDLSITGITKEGKKIPIFVNGNFA; the protein is encoded by the coding sequence ATGAATAAGGATTATTTAGAAAAATATTCCCAAATTATTGTAAAAACAGGATTGAATATACAAATCAATCAAACTTTAGTTATAAATTCTCCTATAGAATGTGCTGACTTTACGAGGATAATTTCTGAAATAGCTTATAAAGAAGGTGCTAGAGAAGTAATAATAAATTGGAGGGATGAGCTTTCTTCTAAAATAAAATACTTACATGGAAAAGATGAAATATTCGATGAAGTTCACAGCTGGCAAAAGGATTTATTTGTATCCTGTGCTAAAAAAGGTGCTGCATTTCTTAGTATTTCTGCTTCAGATCCAGAACTTATGAAGGACGTAAACCCTGAAAGGATAATGAGAGCTAATAAAGCTAATAGCGCCGCCTTATCTGAATATAGAGAAAGACTTATGGCAGATAAAAATGTGTGGTGTGTCGCTTCTGTTCCAACAAAAGCTTGGGCAAAAAAAGTATTTAAGAATGTTTCTGAGGATGAAGCAGTAGAAAAACTTTGGGAGGCTATATTTAAAGCAGTAAGAGCTGATGAATCTAATCCTGTAGAAGCCTGGAATAATCATCAAAATAATTTAAAGAAGTCTATGGACTTCCTTAATGAACATAATTTTAAATATATTGTTTATAAAAATTCCATTGGCATTGTTTATAAAAATTCCATTGGCACTGATTTAAAAATAGAACTTCCAGAAAACCATTTATGGCTTGGTGGTTCATCTTTTACACCAGAAGGCACCGAATTTATGGCTAACATACCTACGGAAGAAGTATTTACTTTACCTTATAAATTTGGCGTAAATGGTAAAGTTACAAGTTCTAAACCTTTAAATTACAATGGTAATCTTATAGAAAACTTTACTCTTACTTTTAAAGATGGAAAAATTGTAGATTTTACTTGTGAAAAAGGGTACGATACATTAAAAAATTTAATAGCTACAGATGAAGGTACTCATTATCTTGGAGAAGTTGCTCTTGTACCTTTTGATTCGCCAATTTCTAATTCAAATATATTATTCTACAATACCTTATTTGATGAAAATGCTTCCTGCCACCTGGCTATAGGAGAAGCTTATCCTACTTGTTTAAAAAATAGTGAGAATATGAGCAAGGAAGATTTAAAAAATGAAGGAGTAAATGATTCTTTTGAACATGTAGACTTTATGATTGGTACAAAAGATTTAAGTATTACAGGTATCACAAAAGAAGGTAAAAAAATACCTATATTTGTAAATGGAAACTTCGCATAA
- a CDS encoding DeoR/GlpR family DNA-binding transcription regulator: MFTEERLEQILSILNENGRVKVKELSERFNVSEGMVRKDLQRLEKDGAIQRTYGGAILNRKISKSSSITARMKLNLNSKKMISEKAFNLIEDEDVIFLEPSSIDFLLARLIANSNKKITLITNMPTILPLFNDNENVKLICIGGIYDNKAGGVFGSEAIKSISKYTFNKSFLGGSGVNLITNSASTSDLEDGNLKETVISNSKEVFLLVEKEKFNLDSIYKFATLDELHVIITDSDINDDIKEKLKKLNVILI, from the coding sequence ATGTTTACTGAGGAACGATTAGAACAAATATTAAGTATACTTAACGAAAATGGTAGAGTAAAAGTAAAAGAATTAAGTGAACGATTTAATGTTTCAGAAGGTATGGTAAGGAAGGACTTGCAAAGATTAGAAAAAGATGGTGCCATTCAAAGAACCTATGGCGGAGCTATATTGAACAGAAAAATTTCTAAAAGCAGTTCTATAACTGCTAGAATGAAGTTGAACTTAAACAGTAAAAAGATGATATCTGAAAAAGCCTTTAATCTTATAGAAGATGAAGATGTGATTTTTTTAGAACCTTCAAGTATTGATTTTCTATTAGCTAGACTAATTGCTAATAGTAATAAAAAAATAACTTTGATAACTAATATGCCTACAATTCTTCCTCTTTTTAATGATAATGAAAATGTTAAGTTAATATGCATAGGAGGAATATATGATAATAAAGCTGGTGGAGTTTTTGGTTCAGAGGCAATTAAAAGTATATCTAAATATACTTTTAATAAAAGCTTTTTAGGAGGCTCAGGTGTAAACTTAATTACCAACAGTGCAAGCACCTCTGACTTAGAAGATGGCAATCTTAAAGAAACCGTAATTTCTAACAGTAAAGAAGTATTCTTGCTGGTTGAAAAAGAAAAATTCAATTTAGATAGTATATATAAATTTGCTACTTTAGATGAACTACATGTTATAATCACTGATTCAGACATTAATGATGATATTAAAGAAAAGTTAAAAAAGTTAAATGTTATATTGATATAA
- a CDS encoding YihY/virulence factor BrkB family protein, with protein sequence MKRLLLDLIYRFNNDDIPALGSQLAYNLVLSFFPFIIFLMTLIGHTSLNNNEILLGLSKIMPASAFNLISSTVSEVITTKHSQLMSFSLILTIWSASSGFNGIIKGLNKAYDVSESRGFIKVRLISIFCTIGMAFIILVMMFLLILGHIIWKYATYKLGFAHKLIILWTLTRYFIFISTAVFIFTSLYRYAPCKRLTWLEVLPGSLFAILHLILVSTAFAYYVNNFANYSVIYGSIGAIIVLLTWLFLISIIVILGGEFNASLYHEYANTNSKHFKN encoded by the coding sequence ATGAAAAGATTGTTATTAGATTTGATTTATAGATTCAACAACGATGATATTCCTGCTTTAGGCTCTCAGCTTGCATACAATTTAGTCCTATCCTTTTTCCCTTTTATAATTTTCCTTATGACACTTATAGGACATACTTCCTTAAACAATAATGAAATATTACTAGGTTTAAGTAAAATTATGCCGGCAAGTGCTTTCAATCTTATTAGCAGCACAGTTTCTGAAGTAATTACTACTAAACACAGTCAACTTATGTCCTTCAGTTTAATTCTTACTATATGGTCTGCTTCTTCTGGTTTTAACGGAATCATAAAAGGTCTTAACAAAGCTTATGATGTTTCTGAATCAAGAGGCTTCATTAAAGTCAGGCTTATTTCAATATTTTGTACCATTGGCATGGCTTTTATAATACTAGTTATGATGTTTTTATTAATACTAGGACATATCATATGGAAGTATGCAACTTATAAATTAGGGTTTGCCCATAAGTTAATAATTCTATGGACATTAACAAGATATTTTATATTTATATCCACTGCTGTATTCATATTTACTTCTCTTTATCGCTATGCGCCATGTAAAAGGCTTACCTGGCTTGAGGTTTTGCCAGGTTCCCTATTTGCAATACTTCATCTTATACTTGTATCTACCGCCTTTGCCTACTATGTAAATAACTTTGCTAATTATTCAGTTATCTACGGTAGTATCGGAGCTATAATTGTTTTACTTACTTGGCTTTTTCTAATTTCTATAATTGTTATTTTGGGTGGAGAGTTTAATGCATCATTATATCATGAATATGCTAATACAAATTCAAAACACTTTAAAAATTAA
- a CDS encoding helix-turn-helix domain-containing protein, which produces MGAISMEIGKKIKSFRKSKGMTVQELANLVHKSKATVSKYENGDIVIEVDTLYALAEALGVHVEQLLYISQNYNREASNTIPSAFFRGASRFYSYFYDGRNKKIVKCIMDIISTTDMPKCKAVLYMNIKGYDCYEDCENTYYGYIEHHDVLTSIILKNQATSVEQIMINILASFLDSEKKWGLMAGVSFRPFMPIALKMLFSKKPLTENQDLINELKINKEDIRIMKMYNMMSIT; this is translated from the coding sequence ATGGGTGCAATTTCAATGGAAATAGGAAAGAAAATTAAGAGTTTCCGTAAGAGTAAGGGAATGACAGTTCAAGAGTTAGCTAATTTAGTACATAAGAGCAAAGCAACTGTATCAAAATATGAAAATGGTGATATTGTTATTGAAGTGGATACGCTTTATGCACTTGCAGAAGCGTTAGGAGTTCATGTAGAGCAGCTTTTATACATATCGCAAAATTATAATAGAGAAGCATCAAATACCATACCTTCTGCTTTTTTTCGAGGGGCATCAAGGTTTTATTCTTATTTTTATGATGGAAGAAATAAAAAAATTGTAAAGTGTATTATGGATATAATTTCGACGACTGATATGCCTAAGTGTAAAGCTGTGCTATACATGAATATAAAAGGCTATGATTGTTATGAGGATTGTGAAAATACATATTATGGATATATAGAACATCATGATGTATTGACATCTATTATATTAAAAAATCAAGCCACATCAGTGGAACAGATAATGATAAACATTTTGGCTTCTTTCTTGGATTCTGAAAAAAAATGGGGTTTAATGGCTGGGGTTTCATTTCGTCCTTTTATGCCTATTGCTTTAAAAATGTTATTCTCTAAAAAGCCATTAACAGAAAACCAAGATTTGATTAATGAACTTAAAATCAATAAAGAAGATATTAGAATTATGAAGATGTATAACATGATGTCAATTACATAA
- a CDS encoding flavodoxin family protein gives MKVIAINGSPRKNHNTATLLNKVLEGAASQGAETKIIHLYDLNFKGCISCFACKLKGGKNYGKCALVDDLASVLKKLYTADAIVLGSPIYLGNITGETRSFMERLFFPLVEYSDSPTLLPKNIPTALIYTMNISEEKMKNICLDKYLESNELLFKKFFGKCKILYCTDTYQFNDYSKVVSDKFDHEKKLKRHKEIFPKDCAKAFDIGIEFANYKIQEVDVNEFN, from the coding sequence ATGAAAGTAATAGCTATTAATGGCAGCCCTAGAAAAAATCATAATACAGCAACTTTATTAAACAAGGTTCTTGAAGGAGCTGCTTCTCAAGGTGCTGAAACAAAAATTATTCATCTATATGATTTAAACTTCAAAGGATGCATCAGCTGTTTTGCATGTAAATTAAAAGGAGGCAAAAATTATGGTAAATGTGCTTTGGTAGATGATCTTGCTTCTGTGCTGAAAAAGCTGTATACAGCAGATGCAATTGTTTTAGGTTCACCTATATATTTAGGCAACATTACAGGCGAAACAAGATCATTTATGGAAAGACTATTTTTCCCATTAGTAGAGTATAGTGATAGCCCTACACTTCTACCTAAAAATATTCCTACAGCATTAATATATACTATGAACATATCTGAAGAAAAAATGAAAAATATATGTTTAGATAAATATCTTGAATCTAATGAATTACTATTTAAAAAATTCTTTGGGAAATGCAAAATATTATATTGTACTGATACTTATCAGTTTAACGATTATTCAAAAGTAGTTTCAGATAAATTTGATCATGAAAAAAAGTTAAAAAGACATAAAGAAATCTTTCCTAAAGATTGCGCTAAAGCATTTGATATAGGAATTGAATTTGCAAACTATAAAATTCAAGAGGTAGACGTTAATGAATTTAATTAA